The Pirellulimonas nuda genome includes a region encoding these proteins:
- a CDS encoding shikimate dehydrogenase family protein, translating into MSASPLIEKCCLIGPRVSGDPTHFMIERAFESAELDWRFLSFECGPNRLDEALRGAAALGFRGVKLAEAFRGAAAAMIEAIPGALLSDAARFSGSVGCLAERDGVLVGEDFEGQAVLRAALAHGPIDGRRAVLLGAGRAARSIGLALAQQGALLLVAEPDIEPAERLAEDLRGAVPNAQIEAGGYDEGDELALDPTTAVVVRPAEISEKTVSPAWIDFATLRPGMVVIDATLESVRTGLLRESAARGAVGVEGVTLLALETAMTLEAWTGVKVDPAVLADAAEEFLGL; encoded by the coding sequence TTGTCTGCTTCCCCGCTCATCGAAAAGTGCTGCCTGATCGGTCCCCGCGTCAGCGGCGACCCGACGCACTTCATGATCGAGCGGGCGTTCGAGTCGGCCGAGCTCGACTGGCGGTTCCTCTCCTTTGAGTGCGGCCCCAACCGGCTGGACGAGGCGCTGCGCGGGGCGGCCGCCCTGGGCTTCCGCGGCGTGAAGCTGGCCGAGGCGTTCCGCGGCGCGGCCGCGGCGATGATCGAGGCGATCCCGGGGGCCCTGCTGTCGGACGCGGCCCGCTTCAGCGGGTCGGTCGGCTGCCTGGCCGAACGTGACGGCGTGTTGGTGGGGGAGGACTTCGAGGGGCAGGCGGTGCTGCGGGCGGCGCTGGCCCACGGGCCGATCGACGGCCGGCGGGCGGTGCTGCTGGGCGCCGGGCGGGCCGCGCGGAGCATCGGCCTGGCGCTCGCCCAGCAAGGCGCGTTGCTGCTGGTGGCCGAGCCAGACATCGAACCGGCCGAGCGGCTGGCCGAGGACCTCCGCGGCGCGGTGCCGAACGCGCAGATCGAGGCGGGGGGCTACGACGAGGGGGACGAGCTGGCCCTCGACCCGACGACCGCGGTGGTGGTCCGCCCCGCGGAGATTTCGGAGAAGACCGTATCGCCGGCGTGGATCGACTTCGCCACGCTGCGGCCCGGCATGGTGGTGATCGACGCCACGCTCGAATCGGTCCGCACCGGCCTGCTGCGCGAGTCGGCCGCACGCGGCGCCGTGGGGGTGGAAGGCGTGACGCTGCTGGCCCTGGAAACCGCGATGACCCTCGAAGCCTGGACCGGCGTGAAGGTAGACCCCGCGGTGCTTGCGGACGCGGCGGAAGAGTTTCTGGGGCTGTAG